The following proteins are co-located in the Hemicordylus capensis ecotype Gifberg chromosome 11, rHemCap1.1.pri, whole genome shotgun sequence genome:
- the LOC128335370 gene encoding gap junction alpha-3 protein-like yields the protein MGDWHLLGRLLESAQEHSTVVGKVWLTVLFIFRILVLGAAAEKVWGDEQSNFSCDTKQPGCQSVCYDQTFPISHIRFWVLQIIFVSTPSLIYLGHILHLLRTEQKEQGVPEAPAGAKGGGSGGGSPGGPPGPSQVCVRDACGRIRLRGAILGTYVCTVVFKALLEVGFLTGQYLLYGFELKPLYSCSRWPCPNTVNCYVSRPTEKTIFILFMLAVACLSLLLNVVELCHVAATKCKQGLAEGHPLPHKLSLTPPNSLSLQAGEKSGPEGANESPTWGGNQKRGSKSSRASNKWRPSDLSV from the coding sequence aTGGGTGACTGGCACCTCCTGGGGAGGCTGCTGGAGAGCGCCCAGGAGCACTCCACGGTGGTGGGCAAGGTCTGGCTGACGGTGCTCTTCATCTTCCGCATCCTGGTCTTGGGGGCTGCGGCCGAGAAGGTCTGGGGGGACGAGCAGTCCAACTTCTCCTGCGACACCAAGCAGCCCGGCTGCCAGAGCGTCTGCTACGACCAGACCTTCCCCATCTCCCACATCCGCTTCTGGGTCCTGCAGATCATCTTCGTCTCCACGCCCAGCCTCATCTACCTCGGCCACATCCTGCACCTGCTGCGGACGGAGCAAAAGGAGCAGGGGGTCCCGGAGGCTCCGGCAGGGGCCAAgggtggcggcagcggtgggGGTTCACCaggggggccgcctggccccagCCAGGTCTGCGTGCGGGACGCCTGCGGCAGGATCCGTTTGCGGGGGGCGATCCTCGGGACATACGTGTGCACCGTCGTCTTTAAGGCCCTCTTGGAGGTGGGCTTCCTCACGGGCCAGTACCTGCTGTATGGCTTCGAGCTGAAGCCCCTCTACAGCTGCAGCCGCTGGCCTTGCCCCAACACCGTCAACTGCTACGTCTCCCGGCCCACCGAGAAGACCATCTTCATCCTCTTCATGCTGGCCGTGgcctgcctctccctcctgctcaacGTGGTGGAGCTGTGCCACGTGGCTGCCACCAAATGCAAGCAGGGGCTGGCCGAGGGGCACCCTCTTCCCCACAAGCTCAGCCTGACGCCGCCCAATAGCCTCTCGCTGCAGGCTGGGGAGAAGTCCGGGCCGGAGGGGGCGAACGAAAGCCCCACGTGGGGTGGCAACCAGAAGAGGGGCAGCAAGTCGAGCAGAGCCAGCAACAAATGGAGACCCAGTGACCTCTCGGTCTAG
- the GJB1 gene encoding gap junction beta-1 protein yields MKWEGFYSIVIGVNRHSTAIGRIWLSVVFIFRIMVLVVAAESVWGDEQASFTCNTQQPGCKNVCYDHFFPISHIRLWALQLILVTTPALLVAMHVAYQQHQEKKFLVMTGHADAKHLEEVKKHKIRISGSLWWTYVSSVIFRIIFEGAFMYIFYLIYPGYQMIRLVKCDAYPCPNTVDCFISRPTEKTIFTVFMLTTSGICIILNISELVFLLARACSRRGQHNPNPSSGKGSFLGHKLSSEYKQNEINQLLTEQDSSLKDILRRNSGLQEKGDRCSAC; encoded by the coding sequence ATGAAGTGGGAGGGCTTCTACTCCATCGTGATCGGAGTCAACCGCCACTCTACCGCCATCGGCCGCATCTGGCTCTCGGTGGTGTTCATCTTCCGGATCATGGTGCTAGTGGTAGCTGCCGAAAGTGTCTGGGGAGATGAGCAGGCCTCCTTCACCTGTAACACGCAGCAGCCCGGCTGCAAGAACGTCTGCTACGACCACTTCTTCCCCATCTCCCACATCCGCCTGTGGGCCCTGCAGCTGATCCTGGTGACCACGCCGGCACTGCTGGTGGCCATGCATGTGGCCTACCAGCAGCACCAGGAGAAGAAGTTCTTGGTGATGACGGGCCACGCAGACGCCAAGCACTTGGAGGAGGTCAAGAAGCACAAGATCCGCATTTCGGGCTCGCTGTGGTGGACCTACGTCTCCAGCGTGATCTTCCGCATTATCTTTGAAGGCGCCTTCATGTACATCTTCTACTTGATCTACCCCGGCTACCAGATGATCCGACTGGTCAAGTGCGACGCCTACCCCTGCCCCAACACAGTTGACTGCTTCATCTCCCGGCCCACCGAGAAGACCATCTTCACCGTCTTCATGCTGACTACCTCGGGCATCTGCATCATCCTCAACATCTCCGAACTGGTCTTCCTGCTGGCCCGGGCTTGTTCCCGCCGCGGCCAGCATAACCCCAACCCCTCCTCAGGGAAGGGCTCTTTCCTGGGCCACAAGCTCTCCTCCGAGTACAAGCAGAATGAAATCAACCAGCTGCTGACGGAGCAGGACAGCTCCCTCAAGGACATTCTCCGACGAAACTCTGGCCTGCAGGAGAAGGGTGACCGCTGCTCCGCCTGCTAA